One genomic segment of Protaetiibacter intestinalis includes these proteins:
- a CDS encoding acyl-CoA dehydrogenase family protein — MTRTETGPDTTAELPDEVSTPRDAATASAALEVDVAWLGEYLLGRWAEDRKASRALVSREEFQFVGNLSYQEHRARVLGQLHRLVEEDAVHRAFPKSLGGRDDHGGNIAAFEELVLADPSLQIKSGVQWGLFAAAILHLGTEEHHEKFLPDALSLAVPGAFAMTEIGHGSDVASVATTATYDEATDEWVIDTPFRAAWKEFLGNAALHGRAAVVFAQLITKGVNYGVHAIYVPIRDASGALLPGVSSEDDGLKGGLNGIDNGKLAFDHVRVPRTNLLNRYGSVDEHGDYSSPIESPGRRFFTMLGTLVQGRVSLDGASTLAAKAALHIAITYGSQRRQFTAGTSDEEVLLDYQRHQRRLLPRLAQTYAMSFAHEEFLDIFDRVFSGVEDTPATREDLETIAAALKPLSTWAGLEILQEAREACGGAGFMAENRLTQLRADLDIYATFEGDNNVLLQLVAKRLLTDYARKFKNADAGAMAQYVAGQVGEATVNRTGLRQLGQAIADFGSRARSVGFVRDEASQRQLLTDRVHTAVAELAGKLRPASKLSPADAAALFNRYQNDLILTARAHGELLQWEAFTRALAGVPEGDTKQVMTWLRDLFGLGLIEKDAAWYLTHGRLSGQRAEAITAYIDDRLLPRIRAHAVELVAAFGLTPELVRAPLASGGEQLRQDEARAYYAALRESGEAPVDEKSLRSAKKERPQSSR, encoded by the coding sequence ATGACGCGCACAGAGACCGGCCCCGACACGACCGCCGAACTCCCCGACGAGGTGTCGACGCCGCGCGATGCGGCCACCGCATCCGCCGCGCTCGAGGTCGACGTCGCCTGGCTCGGCGAGTACCTGCTCGGCCGCTGGGCCGAGGACCGCAAGGCCTCCCGCGCGCTCGTCTCGCGCGAGGAGTTCCAGTTCGTCGGCAACCTGAGCTACCAGGAGCACCGCGCCCGCGTGCTCGGCCAGCTGCACCGCCTCGTCGAGGAGGACGCCGTGCACCGCGCCTTCCCGAAGAGCCTCGGCGGCCGGGACGACCACGGCGGCAACATCGCCGCCTTCGAGGAGCTCGTGCTGGCCGACCCCTCGCTGCAGATCAAGTCGGGCGTGCAGTGGGGCCTGTTCGCGGCCGCGATCCTGCACCTCGGCACCGAGGAGCACCACGAGAAGTTCCTGCCGGATGCGCTGAGTCTCGCCGTGCCGGGCGCGTTCGCGATGACCGAGATCGGGCACGGATCGGATGTCGCCTCGGTCGCCACGACCGCCACCTACGACGAGGCCACCGACGAGTGGGTGATCGACACCCCGTTCCGCGCCGCGTGGAAGGAGTTCCTCGGCAACGCGGCCCTGCACGGGCGCGCGGCCGTGGTGTTCGCGCAGCTCATCACGAAGGGCGTCAACTACGGGGTGCACGCGATCTACGTGCCCATCCGCGACGCATCCGGGGCGCTGCTCCCCGGCGTCTCGAGCGAGGACGACGGCCTCAAGGGCGGCCTCAACGGCATCGACAACGGCAAGCTCGCCTTCGACCACGTGCGGGTGCCCCGCACCAACCTGCTCAACCGCTACGGCAGCGTCGACGAGCACGGCGACTACAGCTCGCCCATCGAGAGCCCCGGCCGCCGCTTCTTCACGATGCTCGGCACGCTCGTGCAGGGCCGGGTGTCGCTCGACGGCGCCTCGACCCTCGCCGCGAAGGCCGCGCTGCACATCGCCATCACCTACGGCAGCCAGCGTCGCCAGTTCACCGCGGGCACCTCCGACGAGGAGGTGCTGCTCGACTACCAGCGCCACCAGCGCCGGCTGCTGCCGCGCCTCGCGCAGACCTACGCGATGTCGTTCGCGCACGAGGAGTTCCTCGACATCTTCGACCGCGTGTTCTCCGGCGTCGAGGACACCCCTGCCACCCGCGAGGACCTCGAGACGATCGCCGCCGCCCTCAAGCCGCTGTCGACGTGGGCGGGCCTCGAGATCCTGCAGGAGGCCCGCGAGGCCTGCGGCGGCGCCGGCTTCATGGCCGAGAACCGCCTCACCCAGCTGCGCGCCGACCTGGACATCTACGCGACTTTCGAGGGCGACAACAACGTGCTGCTGCAGCTCGTCGCCAAGCGCCTGCTCACCGACTACGCCCGCAAGTTCAAGAACGCGGATGCCGGGGCGATGGCGCAGTACGTCGCCGGCCAGGTGGGGGAGGCGACCGTCAACCGGACGGGCCTGCGTCAGCTCGGCCAGGCGATCGCCGACTTCGGCTCGCGCGCCCGCTCGGTGGGCTTCGTGCGCGACGAGGCCTCGCAGCGTCAGCTGCTCACCGACCGCGTGCACACCGCGGTTGCCGAGCTCGCCGGCAAGCTGCGCCCGGCATCCAAGCTGTCGCCCGCGGACGCGGCGGCGCTGTTCAACCGCTACCAGAACGACCTCATCCTGACGGCGCGCGCCCACGGCGAGCTGCTGCAGTGGGAGGCGTTCACGCGGGCGCTCGCCGGGGTGCCGGAGGGCGACACCAAGCAGGTCATGACGTGGCTGCGCGACCTGTTCGGGCTCGGCCTCATCGAGAAGGACGCCGCCTGGTACCTCACCCACGGCCGCCTCTCGGGGCAGCGCGCGGAGGCCATCACGGCGTACATCGACGACCGGCTGCTGCCGCGCATCCGTGCGCACGCCGTCGAGCTCGTGGCGGCGTTCGGCCTCACCCCCGAGCTCGTGCGGGCGCCGCTCGCCTCGGGCGGCGAGCAGCTGCGACAGGACGAGGCGCGCGCCTACTATGCGGCGCTGCGCGAGTCGGGCGAGGCGCCCGTCGACGAGAAGTCGCTGCGCTCCGCGAAGAAGGAGCGGCCTCAGTCGTCGAGGTAG
- the ypfJ gene encoding KPN_02809 family neutral zinc metallopeptidase: MTFNDDADISKGRVSRRAKTGIALGGGGGLIGIVVLIVALAGGPDLTGLVEGVGGGGSGGEDTAVGCTSGEEANESVDCRMQGAYASLDDYWASQVEGYRSPADFVLFTGSVNTGCGSASSAVGPFYCPPDETIYLDTGFFDELTSLGGSSAPLAQLYVVAHEWGHHIQNIVGQMDGLDTSATGPDSDGVRLELQADCYAGAWVGAAEDTVDDQGNRYLDPITDDQLAEALATAQAIGDDRIQETTQGQVNPETWTHGSSEQRQRWFEVGRTKGPQACDTFSIPGSRL, translated from the coding sequence ATGACGTTCAACGACGACGCGGACATCAGCAAGGGTCGCGTCAGCCGCCGCGCGAAGACCGGCATCGCGCTCGGTGGCGGGGGCGGGCTCATCGGCATCGTGGTGCTCATCGTGGCGCTCGCCGGCGGCCCGGATCTCACCGGCCTCGTCGAGGGCGTCGGCGGCGGGGGCTCGGGCGGCGAGGACACCGCGGTCGGGTGCACGAGCGGCGAGGAGGCGAACGAGTCGGTCGACTGCCGCATGCAGGGCGCCTACGCCTCGCTCGACGACTACTGGGCGAGCCAGGTGGAGGGCTACCGCAGTCCCGCCGACTTCGTGCTGTTCACCGGCTCGGTGAACACCGGATGCGGGAGCGCGTCGAGCGCGGTCGGCCCGTTCTACTGCCCGCCCGACGAGACCATCTACCTCGACACCGGCTTCTTCGACGAGCTCACGAGCCTGGGCGGCAGCAGCGCCCCACTCGCCCAGCTGTACGTCGTCGCGCACGAGTGGGGGCACCACATCCAGAACATCGTCGGGCAGATGGACGGCCTCGACACCTCGGCCACCGGCCCCGACTCGGATGGCGTGCGGCTCGAGCTGCAGGCCGACTGCTACGCGGGGGCCTGGGTCGGTGCGGCCGAGGACACGGTCGACGACCAGGGCAACCGCTACCTCGACCCGATCACCGACGACCAGCTCGCCGAGGCGCTCGCGACGGCGCAGGCGATCGGCGACGACCGCATCCAGGAGACCACGCAGGGTCAGGTGAACCCCGAGACCTGGACGCACGGCTCGAGCGAGCAGCGGCAGCGCTGGTTCGAGGTGGGGCGCACGAAGGGCCCGCAGGCGTGCGACACCTTCTCGATCCCGGGCTCGCGGCTCTAG
- a CDS encoding lysophospholipid acyltransferase family protein yields the protein MRFLSRLLLSPLARLVFRPRVIGRRNVPRRGGVLLASNHLAFIDSIVITLVARRSVSFMAKSSYFTGRGAKGRLQRGFFRGVGAVPVERGAGSAAQDALDAGLRVLEAGEAFSIYPEGTRSRDGRLYRGRTGVAWLALTAGVPVVPVALVGTDDMQPGGKGPIRFARVTVRFGEPLDLSVYGPASSGRARREATDAVMAAIQRMSGQEVAGVYNEPPPATVRERVGRILHPERR from the coding sequence ATGCGCTTCCTCAGCCGTCTGCTGCTGTCGCCGCTCGCGCGTCTCGTGTTCCGGCCGCGGGTGATCGGTCGGCGCAACGTTCCCCGGCGGGGCGGCGTGCTGCTGGCGAGCAACCACCTCGCGTTCATCGACAGTATCGTCATCACGCTCGTCGCGCGGCGCTCGGTGTCGTTCATGGCGAAGTCGAGCTACTTCACCGGACGCGGCGCGAAGGGCCGACTGCAGCGCGGCTTCTTCCGCGGCGTCGGCGCGGTGCCGGTGGAGCGCGGCGCGGGCTCGGCCGCGCAGGACGCGCTGGATGCCGGTCTGCGGGTGCTCGAGGCGGGCGAGGCGTTCTCGATCTACCCGGAGGGCACCCGCTCGCGCGACGGCCGCCTCTACCGCGGGCGCACGGGCGTCGCCTGGCTGGCCCTCACCGCGGGGGTGCCGGTCGTGCCGGTGGCCCTCGTCGGCACCGACGACATGCAGCCGGGCGGCAAGGGCCCCATCCGCTTCGCCCGCGTGACGGTGCGCTTCGGCGAGCCGCTCGACCTCTCCGTCTACGGCCCCGCGAGTTCGGGCCGTGCCCGCCGCGAGGCGACGGATGCCGTGATGGCCGCGATCCAGCGCATGTCGGGCCAGGAGGTGGCGGGCGTCTACAACGAGCCGCCGCCCGCGACCGTGCGCGAGCGGGTCGGCCGCATCCTGCACCCGGAGCGCCGCTGA
- a CDS encoding NfeD family protein produces the protein MLPFLIVGGIGLVLVLISLVFDEILDFLDGALSGTAVGSALVVFGASGAIAVSNGLPEWSAYLISAVVGIVVLVGVQLLIRSLRRSEDGTPSSPVGLYGVTRSTVTTTSGEVSLDGPHEIETRLAFADETIPRDTRIRVIELQGARVRVERATPAPEN, from the coding sequence ATGCTCCCCTTCCTCATCGTCGGCGGAATCGGACTCGTCCTCGTGCTGATCTCGCTCGTCTTCGACGAGATCCTCGACTTCCTCGACGGGGCACTGTCGGGCACCGCGGTGGGCAGCGCCCTCGTCGTGTTCGGAGCCTCGGGCGCGATCGCCGTCTCGAACGGGCTGCCCGAGTGGTCGGCCTACCTCATCTCTGCCGTCGTCGGCATCGTCGTGCTGGTCGGCGTGCAGCTGCTCATCCGCAGTCTGCGCCGCAGCGAAGACGGCACGCCGTCGTCTCCCGTCGGGCTCTACGGCGTCACCCGCTCGACCGTCACCACCACCTCGGGCGAGGTGAGCCTCGACGGGCCGCACGAGATCGAGACGCGGCTCGCGTTCGCCGACGAGACGATCCCGCGCGACACCCGCATCCGCGTGATCGAGCTGCAGGGCGCCCGCGTGCGCGTCGAGCGCGCCACCCCGGCGCCCGAGAACTGA